Proteins co-encoded in one Bacteroidota bacterium genomic window:
- a CDS encoding DUF2062 domain-containing protein, producing MIPTYNNATTLENVIRSVASYTTQIVVVNDGATDATAQILEKFSFLQVLTHEHNKGKGVALRNGFNFALQLGYEYCITIDSDGQHNADDLPKFIAAIENNPGAIIMGARNMNQSSVPGKSSFGNKFSNFWFRFETGINLPDTQTGYRLYPLRSVCALRLFTTKFELEIEVIVKAAWKGVPIVSIPVSVYYAPIETRISHFRPVPDFTRVSILNTYLVILAILWYIPIRFLTHLTPSKIRAFIIRYFLNPSESSGQKAVAIGFGVFMGIVPIWGFQLLVGIAICHWLKINKAIFITAAHISVAPLIPFVVYLSFLTGGWVLNEPSTLREFTTLISLEEIQQNFVQYLVGSMVLAVFSGLFFGLFSYFCMLLYKKIKKG from the coding sequence ATGATTCCAACCTACAACAATGCTACAACGCTTGAAAATGTAATACGTTCAGTTGCATCCTACACTACACAGATTGTAGTTGTTAACGATGGGGCAACGGATGCAACTGCGCAAATTCTTGAAAAATTCAGTTTTTTGCAGGTACTCACACATGAGCATAATAAAGGCAAAGGAGTTGCCCTTCGCAATGGATTTAACTTTGCCTTACAACTTGGATATGAATATTGCATTACGATTGACTCAGATGGACAACACAACGCGGATGACCTTCCTAAATTTATAGCTGCCATCGAAAATAATCCGGGAGCAATTATCATGGGAGCGCGTAACATGAACCAAAGCAGTGTGCCCGGTAAAAGCAGTTTTGGAAATAAATTTTCTAACTTTTGGTTTCGCTTCGAAACTGGAATTAATTTACCTGATACGCAAACCGGTTATCGCTTATACCCTTTAAGAAGTGTATGTGCATTGCGCTTGTTTACTACCAAATTTGAGCTTGAAATTGAAGTTATTGTAAAAGCTGCTTGGAAAGGCGTTCCTATAGTTTCTATACCGGTGAGTGTTTATTATGCTCCAATAGAAACACGCATTTCTCATTTCAGACCGGTACCGGACTTTACGCGAGTAAGTATACTCAATACTTACCTGGTAATTTTAGCCATTTTGTGGTACATACCAATTCGCTTTTTAACGCATCTTACCCCAAGCAAAATCCGCGCTTTTATTATCCGTTATTTTTTAAATCCTAGCGAAAGCTCCGGGCAAAAGGCGGTAGCTATTGGCTTTGGAGTATTTATGGGAATTGTTCCAATTTGGGGCTTTCAATTATTGGTTGGGATAGCCATTTGCCATTGGCTTAAAATTAACAAGGCCATTTTTATTACTGCTGCACATATTAGTGTTGCTCCGTTGATTCCCTTTGTCGTTTATTTAAGCTTTTTAACCGGAGGTTGGGTATTGAATGAACCAAGTACACTCCGTGAATTTACTACATTGATATCGTTGGAAGAAATACAACAAAACTTTGTACAATACCTTGTTGGCAGTATGGTATTGGCAGTATTTTCGGGACTATTTTTCGGTTTATTCAGTTACTTTTGCATGCTTCTTTACAAAAAAATAAAAAAGGGCTAA
- a CDS encoding 5-(carboxyamino)imidazole ribonucleotide synthase, whose amino-acid sequence MFKASDKKVRLGILGGGQLGRMLIQEAMNHTLSIFVMDPDEQAPCADFATEFVQGSLTDFYSVYQFGKKVDLLTIEIENVSVEALEQLEAEGLQVFPQPSVLRMIKDKGRQKLFYKEHHIPTAEFFLVENKAALNNYAAHFPCMQKLRTGGYDGRGVTKIAALKDVETAFDAPSILEKLIDFETEIAVIAARNASGEIAIYPAVEMKFNPNENLVEFLFSPAAIAPQVEKRAQEIAKLLVEKTGIVGLLAVEFFVTKEGDVLVNEMAPRPHNSGHQTIEGNYTSQYAQHLRAILNLPLGACTLIQPSVMINLLGEPGYEGHAVYEGREEIMKIAGVYLHLYGKKNTKPFRKMGHVTVLHPSMEKAKETAIFVKNNLKVIAV is encoded by the coding sequence ATGTTTAAAGCTAGCGATAAAAAAGTCAGATTGGGCATTCTCGGTGGAGGTCAGTTAGGCCGTATGCTTATTCAGGAAGCCATGAATCACACACTTTCCATATTCGTTATGGATCCCGATGAACAAGCTCCTTGTGCCGATTTTGCTACCGAATTTGTGCAGGGTAGTTTAACGGATTTTTATTCAGTGTATCAATTTGGTAAGAAAGTTGACTTGTTGACCATTGAGATAGAAAATGTTTCAGTAGAAGCGCTTGAGCAGCTTGAAGCCGAAGGACTCCAGGTGTTTCCACAACCATCAGTGTTGAGGATGATAAAGGACAAGGGGCGTCAGAAATTATTTTACAAAGAGCACCATATTCCCACAGCTGAGTTTTTTCTGGTTGAAAATAAAGCGGCATTGAACAATTATGCGGCTCATTTCCCATGCATGCAAAAATTGCGAACAGGAGGATATGATGGTCGAGGGGTTACCAAAATTGCGGCATTAAAGGACGTAGAAACAGCTTTTGACGCACCTTCAATTCTGGAAAAATTAATTGATTTTGAAACCGAAATAGCGGTTATTGCTGCTCGCAATGCAAGTGGTGAAATAGCAATTTACCCTGCTGTTGAAATGAAGTTTAATCCGAATGAAAACCTTGTTGAGTTTTTGTTTTCACCGGCTGCAATTGCACCTCAAGTTGAAAAAAGAGCGCAAGAAATTGCAAAGCTTCTGGTCGAGAAAACAGGCATAGTTGGCTTATTGGCTGTTGAGTTTTTTGTTACAAAGGAAGGTGATGTTTTGGTAAATGAAATGGCTCCCCGCCCTCACAACAGCGGCCACCAAACCATTGAAGGAAATTATACTTCACAATATGCACAACATTTACGTGCAATATTAAATTTACCCTTAGGTGCATGTACATTGATACAACCTTCGGTGATGATAAATTTATTGGGTGAACCTGGATATGAAGGTCATGCCGTATATGAAGGGCGCGAAGAAATTATGAAAATTGCAGGTGTGTATCTTCACCTTTATGGAAAGAAAAACACCAAGCCTTTTCGCAAAATGGGACATGTTACGGTGCTTCATCCTTCTATGGAAAAAGCAAAGGAGACCGCTATTTTTGTGAAAAATAATTTGAAAGTAATTGCAGTTTAA
- the purE gene encoding 5-(carboxyamino)imidazole ribonucleotide mutase, which yields MLQPLVGIIMGSSSDFAIMNEAAQILEKLEIPFEINIVSAHRTPQKMMEYAANAHLRGLKVIIAGAGGAAHLPGMVAAVSPLPVVGVPVKSSNSIDGWDSILSILQMPNGVPVATVALNAAQNAGIIAAQIIGTSDKSVLQKVLDFKDELKTKVMRSEVELTEKEFKFRIRS from the coding sequence ATGTTACAACCGCTAGTAGGAATAATAATGGGAAGCAGTTCTGATTTCGCAATCATGAATGAGGCTGCACAAATTCTTGAAAAACTTGAAATTCCCTTCGAAATAAATATCGTGTCGGCACATCGAACTCCTCAGAAAATGATGGAATACGCAGCTAATGCACATCTTAGAGGGTTAAAAGTTATAATAGCCGGAGCCGGAGGAGCTGCACATTTACCCGGTATGGTAGCAGCTGTTAGTCCGCTCCCTGTTGTGGGAGTTCCTGTAAAATCAAGCAATAGCATTGATGGCTGGGACAGTATACTTTCAATTTTGCAAATGCCCAATGGAGTGCCGGTAGCAACAGTTGCCTTAAATGCTGCACAAAATGCAGGAATTATTGCAGCTCAAATTATTGGAACTTCTGATAAATCGGTACTTCAAAAAGTGCTCGATTTTAAAGACGAATTAAAAACTAAAGTTATGCGTTCGGAAGTTGAATTAACTGAGAAGGAATTTAAATTTCGTATACGCTCTTAA